The Kordia sp. SMS9 genome window below encodes:
- a CDS encoding enoyl-CoA hydratase/isomerase family protein encodes MSYENILVQKENGIATVTINRPKKLNALNRDTIQELHTAFSALEADAETKVIVLTGSGEKAFVAGADISEFADFSVDEGGKLAAKGQELLFDFVQNLGTPVIAAVNGFALGGGLELAMAAHFRIASDNAKMGLPEVSLGVIPGYGGTQRLPQLVGKGKAMEMIMTAGMIGAEEAKQCGLVNHVTTQEELLGLANKLATKITRNSLVAIRGAIKAVNANYEDGVNGYKVEISEFGNCFGTEDFNEGTTAFLEKRKANFPGK; translated from the coding sequence ATGAGCTACGAAAACATCCTTGTACAAAAAGAAAACGGAATTGCAACCGTAACGATCAATCGTCCCAAAAAGTTAAACGCGTTAAATCGTGATACCATTCAAGAATTACATACTGCTTTTTCAGCGTTAGAAGCTGATGCCGAAACAAAAGTGATTGTCCTAACAGGAAGTGGTGAAAAAGCCTTTGTAGCAGGTGCTGATATTAGTGAATTTGCTGATTTTTCAGTGGACGAAGGTGGAAAATTAGCGGCAAAAGGACAAGAACTCTTATTTGATTTTGTACAGAATTTAGGAACACCTGTTATTGCTGCTGTAAATGGATTTGCACTTGGTGGCGGATTGGAATTGGCAATGGCAGCACATTTCAGAATCGCGAGTGACAATGCCAAAATGGGCTTGCCAGAAGTATCGCTTGGCGTGATTCCTGGATATGGCGGAACACAACGTTTGCCACAATTGGTAGGCAAAGGAAAAGCCATGGAAATGATTATGACCGCTGGTATGATTGGCGCAGAAGAAGCCAAACAGTGCGGTTTGGTAAATCATGTGACAACGCAAGAAGAGTTGTTAGGTTTGGCAAATAAACTTGCGACTAAAATCACGCGAAACTCCTTAGTAGCTATTCGCGGTGCGATTAAAGCTGTGAATGCCAATTATGAAGATGGTGTAAATGGTTACAAAGTTGAAATTTCTGAATTTGGAAACTGTTTTGGAACGGAAGATTTCAACGAAGGAACTACTGCGTTTTTAGAAAAACGCAAAGCAAATTTCCCAGGAAAATAA
- a CDS encoding PA0069 family radical SAM protein — MKKRKKTLGNSTTIKGRGAQKNVHNRFLENAHEVRSDFLEYCQKEGEEADKNKTTYINVFPKTILNKVTSPDVGMEYSLNPYQGCEHGCIYCYARNSHEFWGFSAGLDFERKILIKQNAPQLLESTIKKKTWKAHTIVLSGNTDCYQPAEKELKITRNLLKVCLKYRHPVAIITKNSLILRDLDVLKELAKDNLIGVNISITSLSEETRRVLEPRTATIKKRLETVKTLAENGIPVNVMLAPIIPSINSHEILPLAKKVSELGATSIAFTIVRLNGAIGEIFTDWIRKTMPDKADKVLHQIESCHGGTLNDSRYGHRMRGEGKIAEQIRNLIHLARRKYFKDKKMPKLNTKLHEHYKNGQYSLF, encoded by the coding sequence TTGAAAAAAAGAAAGAAAACCTTGGGAAATTCAACTACAATAAAAGGCAGAGGTGCGCAAAAAAATGTACACAATCGTTTTTTGGAAAATGCACACGAAGTGCGTTCCGATTTTTTAGAATATTGCCAAAAAGAAGGCGAAGAAGCCGATAAAAACAAAACAACGTATATCAACGTATTTCCCAAAACTATCCTTAACAAAGTTACAAGTCCCGATGTAGGCATGGAGTATTCGCTAAATCCGTATCAAGGTTGTGAGCATGGTTGTATTTATTGTTACGCCAGAAATAGTCATGAATTTTGGGGTTTTAGTGCCGGATTGGATTTTGAACGAAAAATTCTCATCAAACAAAATGCGCCGCAACTCTTAGAATCTACCATAAAAAAGAAAACCTGGAAAGCGCATACCATTGTATTATCGGGAAATACTGATTGTTATCAACCTGCGGAAAAAGAACTGAAAATCACCCGAAATTTGTTGAAAGTATGCTTAAAATACAGACATCCTGTAGCCATTATCACTAAAAACTCACTCATCCTACGCGATTTAGATGTGTTGAAAGAATTGGCAAAAGACAATCTCATTGGTGTTAATATTTCCATAACGTCCTTGTCGGAAGAAACACGCCGCGTGTTGGAACCGCGCACCGCAACCATCAAGAAACGACTAGAAACGGTGAAAACACTGGCGGAAAACGGAATTCCTGTGAATGTGATGCTGGCGCCTATAATTCCGTCCATCAACAGTCATGAAATTCTGCCTTTGGCGAAAAAAGTATCGGAATTGGGTGCCACTTCCATTGCGTTTACCATTGTACGATTGAATGGCGCGATTGGTGAAATTTTCACCGATTGGATTCGCAAAACCATGCCTGACAAAGCGGATAAAGTATTGCATCAAATAGAAAGTTGTCATGGCGGTACGTTGAACGATAGTCGCTACGGACATCGGATGCGCGGCGAAGGAAAAATAGCAGAACAAATTAGAAACTTAATTCATCTTGCCCGACGCAAATATTTTAAAGATAAAAAAATGCCGAAACTCAATACGAAACTTCATGAACACTACAAAAACGGGCAATATTCGTTGTTCTAA
- a CDS encoding CopD family protein: MLLEYYGYIKALHLIFVVTWFAALFYIPRLFVYQIEAFHKPSPDKEILGTQLKLMAKRLWFIIGWPSMVLATLFAVLLLIANASLLQLGWMHVKLAFVFLLILYHLKTHQMYKQLQKDDVRYTSNFMRLWNEGATFILFAVIFLVILKSAINWIFGVIGIFVLGILLMIGFKVYKRIREKNPNA; encoded by the coding sequence ATGTTATTAGAATATTACGGTTACATAAAAGCACTGCATTTAATATTTGTAGTCACATGGTTTGCGGCGTTATTTTATATTCCGCGCTTGTTTGTATATCAAATTGAAGCCTTTCACAAACCTTCGCCTGACAAGGAAATTTTAGGCACACAACTCAAACTTATGGCAAAACGCTTGTGGTTTATTATTGGGTGGCCATCCATGGTGTTGGCAACTCTTTTTGCAGTGTTGCTACTCATTGCCAATGCATCTTTATTGCAATTGGGTTGGATGCACGTAAAGCTAGCATTTGTATTTTTGCTAATTCTATATCATTTAAAAACACACCAAATGTACAAGCAATTGCAAAAAGATGACGTGCGGTATACGTCCAATTTTATGCGATTGTGGAATGAAGGTGCGACATTTATTCTATTTGCCGTGATCTTTTTGGTGATTTTAAAAAGCGCTATCAATTGGATTTTTGGCGTGATTGGAATTTTCGTATTAGGAATCTTATTAATGATTGGATTTAAAGTGTACAAACGCATCCGCGAGAAGAATCCGAATGCCTAA
- a CDS encoding T9SS type A sorting domain-containing protein has protein sequence MKKTVLAILFCAFVYNVNAQCTIDPFIQQNYELDAQLLVLREIYNNTSDPDYDNPFLTQSRVDAYLEKFSAMYANPQNLVDVDSIFNEFQFHVNSYNLAYKKMEFKVPTTASWVQNLKDTGQSGVTAVDDFLTQYQFSVTSFFDYSSGSNAGLTIFELTTAYDFLNTYALIDDLQNTSSDITEVDDNLLDLFVLCNYTGIPYTVQEYALPPADLPVNQCNIWKSSTSTNTEFIFGFSLGICFNPGSYIPNLRYVTVSADCSMVTFSRTLSAAEVELIDVKIYPNPASDFITIEGIDTIQSVEVHSILGKRVGVSMNTNSQLDVSKLQSGIYFLKVIDDQNRSAIKKFIKQ, from the coding sequence ATGAAAAAAACTGTACTTGCTATTCTATTTTGCGCGTTTGTCTACAACGTAAACGCACAATGTACCATAGATCCTTTTATTCAACAAAACTATGAATTGGATGCTCAATTGTTAGTCTTGCGTGAAATTTACAATAACACAAGTGATCCGGATTATGACAATCCGTTTTTAACACAATCCCGTGTAGATGCTTATCTAGAGAAGTTTTCAGCAATGTATGCCAATCCACAAAACTTAGTAGACGTAGATTCTATATTTAATGAATTTCAATTTCATGTAAATTCGTATAATTTAGCCTATAAAAAAATGGAATTCAAAGTGCCCACAACGGCGAGTTGGGTTCAAAATTTAAAAGATACTGGACAATCTGGTGTAACTGCGGTTGACGATTTTTTGACACAATATCAATTTTCAGTGACTAGTTTTTTTGATTATTCATCGGGAAGTAATGCAGGGCTCACAATATTTGAGCTGACTACGGCATACGATTTTTTGAACACCTATGCATTGATTGATGACTTGCAAAACACCTCTAGTGATATTACAGAAGTTGATGATAATTTGCTGGACCTTTTTGTATTATGTAATTACACAGGAATCCCCTATACGGTACAAGAATACGCACTGCCTCCCGCGGATCTTCCTGTAAATCAGTGTAATATATGGAAAAGTAGTACTTCTACAAATACTGAATTTATATTTGGTTTTTCATTAGGAATTTGTTTCAATCCTGGATCATATATTCCTAACCTTAGATATGTAACTGTTTCTGCTGATTGTAGTATGGTGACCTTTTCTAGAACGCTGTCTGCAGCAGAAGTTGAACTTATAGATGTAAAAATCTATCCAAATCCAGCTTCTGATTTTATAACTATAGAAGGAATTGACACTATTCAATCTGTAGAAGTTCATTCTATTTTAGGGAAAAGAGTAGGAGTTTCTATGAATACCAATTCACAACTTGATGTGAGCAAATTACAAAGCGGCATCTATTTCTTAAAAGTAATAGACGATCAAAATCGTTCTGCGATTAAGAAATTTATCAAACAATAA
- a CDS encoding HD domain-containing protein has translation MSLSKEEIIQKTIVFVKETLANAEGGHDWFHIERVYKNALLIAKEETVDVFIVSLGALLHDIADSKFHHGDETIGPKVARNFLESVAVAEADIVHVENIISNISFKGGNFEQQFRSPELDVIQDADRLDAIGAIGIARCFNYGGFKDRKLYDPAIAPNLNMSKAEYKKSTTPTINHFYEKLLLLKDKMNTKTGQKIAEQRHVFMEQFLAQFFAEWNGKA, from the coding sequence ATGTCATTATCTAAAGAAGAAATCATCCAAAAAACGATTGTGTTTGTGAAAGAAACCTTAGCAAATGCAGAAGGTGGACACGATTGGTTTCATATAGAACGTGTGTACAAAAATGCGTTGTTGATTGCCAAAGAAGAAACTGTAGACGTTTTTATTGTGAGTCTCGGCGCGTTATTACACGATATTGCCGATTCAAAGTTTCACCATGGTGACGAAACGATTGGACCAAAAGTAGCGCGGAATTTCTTGGAAAGTGTCGCTGTGGCGGAAGCGGACATTGTGCATGTTGAAAACATTATTAGTAATATCTCGTTTAAAGGTGGAAATTTTGAGCAGCAATTTCGTTCGCCAGAGTTGGATGTGATTCAAGATGCAGATCGTTTGGATGCCATTGGCGCGATTGGAATTGCACGTTGTTTTAACTATGGCGGATTTAAAGATCGAAAGTTGTACGATCCTGCAATTGCACCAAATCTAAATATGTCCAAAGCGGAATATAAAAAATCGACTACACCAACCATCAATCATTTTTATGAAAAGCTATTATTGTTGAAAGATAAAATGAATACGAAAACTGGACAAAAAATTGCCGAACAACGACATGTGTTTATGGAACAGTTTTTAGCGCAGTTTTTTGCGGAATGGAATGGAAAAGCTTGA
- a CDS encoding AraC family transcriptional regulator, protein MNTKPTLEKITPAFGNSILVAQNTKKRKRESAFWHFHPEVELVYVNKGKGKCHIGNHLSYFNNSQLILIGSNLPHNGFADRLTSKGKETLIQFKTDILGKEFYNLPEMQAISLLLEKAKKGIRFKPETKRIVGPKIEKLPKYEGFKRIIKLLEILDMLAVAEDYELLNVDGFAFETQPQDSVKIDTIFKYINSNFQRHISLDEIADEVNMTVPAFCRYFKKVTGKTFTKLVNEYRVVFATKLLLESQNSITEICYESGFNNFSHFNKLFKEITGKSASKYRSEMKMMIQ, encoded by the coding sequence GTGAATACGAAACCTACATTAGAAAAAATAACGCCTGCGTTTGGAAATTCAATTCTTGTGGCACAAAATACCAAAAAGCGAAAACGAGAATCGGCATTTTGGCATTTTCACCCAGAAGTGGAATTGGTGTATGTAAATAAAGGAAAAGGAAAATGCCATATTGGAAATCATTTGTCGTATTTCAACAACAGCCAGTTAATTTTGATTGGTTCTAATTTGCCGCACAATGGTTTTGCCGATCGCTTAACGTCGAAAGGAAAAGAAACGCTGATACAGTTTAAAACTGATATATTAGGGAAAGAATTTTACAATTTGCCTGAAATGCAAGCCATTTCACTCTTACTAGAGAAAGCAAAAAAAGGAATTCGGTTTAAACCAGAAACTAAAAGAATTGTGGGGCCAAAAATTGAAAAACTGCCCAAATATGAAGGGTTTAAAAGAATCATTAAACTGTTAGAAATTCTGGATATGTTGGCGGTTGCAGAAGATTATGAGTTGCTCAACGTCGACGGATTTGCCTTTGAAACACAACCGCAAGACAGTGTAAAGATTGATACGATTTTTAAATACATCAACAGTAACTTTCAGCGTCACATTAGCTTGGACGAAATCGCGGATGAAGTCAACATGACTGTTCCTGCATTTTGTAGATACTTTAAAAAAGTAACAGGAAAAACCTTTACCAAATTGGTGAACGAATACAGAGTGGTATTTGCCACAAAATTATTATTGGAAAGTCAAAATAGCATTACTGAAATTTGCTATGAAAGTGGTTTCAACAACTTTTCACATTTCAACAAACTCTTCAAAGAAATTACCGGAAAAAGTGCCTCTAAATACAGAAGTGAAATGAAAATGATGATTCAATAA
- a CDS encoding transposase: MKIQRISDLQTRLSLFSISENYTLFYERFLQSDLGKIYTAIPWDDLVATFNIKEHKLGRNMLFSPKGRLALMFLKHYACCSDKRLLEQLNSNVDYQFFCDISLGFNRLTNSKIVSQIRCELAGCLDIEVLEKCLYVNWSGYIENPDQVTVDATCYESELRYPTNQKLLWEAVHWMYNQLRKNAKVVGVKMIRSKYLKWKLRYHGFSKMRRKSKSKRKSLTRALLLLLKKFIDFEAHLRKKYNLQASVQYYRRVATIKKAYLQQEQHFRTGEKIKDRIVSIAKDYLRPIVRGKEIKPVEFGAKVNKLQIDGISFIEHLSFNAFNEGTRLQATIYKAQQLTHRKTKIIGADAIYATNKNRKFITKHQIKTDFKRKGKPPKDYKEEQKLKRLITKERATRLEGSFGKEKEHYLLKKIKAKTKPTETLWIFFGIHTANALEIGRRICKNQQIAA, translated from the coding sequence ATGAAAATACAAAGAATTTCTGATTTACAAACCCGTTTATCTCTTTTTTCGATATCTGAAAATTACACGCTGTTTTATGAGCGTTTTTTGCAAAGTGATTTAGGTAAGATTTATACAGCCATTCCTTGGGACGATTTGGTAGCCACTTTTAATATTAAGGAACACAAACTAGGTAGGAATATGCTTTTCAGTCCTAAAGGTCGTCTAGCTTTAATGTTTTTAAAACATTATGCTTGTTGTAGCGATAAACGTCTTTTAGAACAACTTAACAGTAATGTTGACTATCAGTTTTTTTGTGACATTTCTTTAGGTTTTAATCGGTTGACAAATTCTAAAATCGTGAGTCAAATACGATGTGAGTTAGCGGGCTGTTTGGATATTGAAGTCTTGGAAAAGTGTCTATACGTAAACTGGTCTGGTTATATAGAGAATCCTGATCAAGTCACTGTGGATGCTACTTGTTATGAGAGTGAACTGCGATATCCTACCAATCAAAAGCTACTATGGGAAGCTGTTCATTGGATGTACAATCAACTCCGCAAAAATGCTAAAGTAGTAGGGGTAAAAATGATACGCAGTAAATACTTGAAATGGAAACTACGTTATCATGGCTTTAGCAAGATGCGTCGTAAGTCCAAGTCCAAACGAAAATCACTGACACGGGCACTTTTATTGTTATTAAAGAAGTTTATCGACTTTGAAGCTCACTTACGTAAAAAGTACAACTTGCAAGCAAGTGTACAATACTATCGCAGAGTAGCCACCATCAAAAAAGCCTACCTCCAACAAGAACAGCACTTTAGAACAGGTGAAAAGATTAAAGACCGTATTGTAAGTATTGCAAAAGATTACCTGAGACCTATTGTTAGAGGAAAAGAAATCAAGCCTGTAGAATTTGGAGCAAAAGTCAATAAACTACAGATCGATGGAATTAGTTTTATAGAACACCTAAGTTTTAATGCTTTTAATGAGGGAACACGACTGCAAGCCACCATCTACAAAGCACAACAACTTACCCATAGAAAAACCAAGATTATTGGGGCAGATGCCATATATGCCACTAATAAGAATAGAAAATTTATCACAAAGCATCAGATCAAAACTGACTTTAAAAGAAAAGGGAAGCCGCCTAAAGACTATAAAGAGGAGCAAAAACTTAAGCGCCTAATCACAAAAGAAAGAGCTACACGATTGGAAGGTAGTTTTGGAAAAGAAAAAGAGCATTACCTTCTCAAAAAAATAAAAGCCAAAACAAAGCCCACGGAAACCTTGTGGATATTCTTTGGCATACATACCGCTAATGCTTTAGAAATCGGTAGAAGAATCTGCAAAAACCAACAAATAGCAGCATAA
- a CDS encoding lysophospholipid acyltransferase family protein: protein MKIISYLLSSIYMLVFGLLLVIFHPIQWIFLKLGGHNGHQRSVNALQISLMYCHAILGTRYRLRNQYKLAKDKPVIIVSNHQSMNDVPPLIWMFRKHYPRFISKKELGKGIPSISFSLRQTGAALIDRKNQKQSIAEIIRFAKLIYNNNYAGIIFPEGTRSRTGIPKPFKTRGLEVLFKYIPNAQIIPVTINNSWKTTKYGKFPLGLGAKITIDAHPPILLSDYPKATYQELIAQLEKVITSHIVVA from the coding sequence ATGAAAATTATATCCTACCTACTTTCAAGTATTTATATGCTTGTTTTTGGATTGTTGCTAGTGATTTTTCATCCCATTCAATGGATTTTTTTGAAGCTTGGCGGACACAACGGACATCAACGTAGTGTGAATGCGTTGCAAATTAGTTTGATGTATTGTCATGCTATTTTGGGTACGCGTTACCGACTTCGCAATCAGTACAAATTGGCGAAAGATAAACCTGTGATTATTGTGTCAAATCATCAAAGTATGAACGATGTTCCACCATTGATTTGGATGTTTCGAAAGCATTATCCGAGATTTATCAGCAAAAAAGAATTGGGAAAAGGCATTCCAAGCATTTCGTTTAGTTTACGACAAACAGGCGCTGCGTTGATTGACAGAAAGAATCAAAAGCAATCCATTGCAGAAATTATCCGATTTGCAAAACTTATTTACAATAACAATTACGCAGGCATTATTTTTCCTGAAGGAACACGCAGTCGCACCGGCATTCCAAAACCGTTTAAAACTAGAGGATTGGAGGTATTATTTAAGTACATTCCGAATGCACAGATTATTCCCGTAACAATCAATAATTCATGGAAAACGACCAAATATGGAAAGTTTCCATTAGGTTTGGGTGCAAAAATTACGATTGATGCGCATCCGCCTATTTTACTGAGCGATTATCCAAAGGCAACATACCAAGAACTGATTGCACAGCTTGAAAAAGTAATTACTTCACACATTGTTGTTGCATAA
- a CDS encoding PAS domain-containing sensor histidine kinase: MILLILVASILIALVTIYQYSEQSNDYHLRRLDRKEKQVKGHIKYLINFETTYVVSEENLALIFKEEIYKIADIHNVTFNLYDLEGGFLKTSDTSIRSEGIIECLPAKILNNLQYDIDKHYVDDIAVENGTEYQSSYSIITDIKSKPLGIINLRYKLDNTFSDSELREFLTRLGYTYVLMLLIAIVFAYFISKYITKSLKKIGEKLDQTRFNQRNEKIIVEDAGEEIYNLINAYNSMIDELEESAVKLAKSEREQAWREMAKQVAHEIKNPLTPMRLSVQSFQRKFDPNDPNIHQKVDEYTKTLIQQIDTMSNIASAFSNFAKMPAQQNEMLNVVEITRLAMELFTEDYINYSYEESEIIAKFDRTQLIRVVTNLVKNAIQAISDERPPRIEVRVFEQDDKVMITVQDNGIGILKDNAPKIFEPKFTTKTSGMGLGLGMVKNIVETYDGNITFTSEENKGTTFRVSFPKI; the protein is encoded by the coding sequence ATGATTCTACTGATTTTGGTAGCTTCTATTTTAATTGCATTGGTGACTATTTATCAATACAGTGAACAATCGAACGATTACCATTTGCGTCGTTTAGATCGAAAGGAAAAGCAAGTAAAAGGGCACATCAAATACTTGATTAATTTTGAAACAACCTATGTTGTCAGTGAAGAAAATTTAGCATTGATCTTTAAGGAAGAAATCTACAAAATTGCCGATATTCACAACGTAACCTTCAATTTGTACGACTTGGAAGGTGGTTTTTTGAAAACTTCAGATACATCTATACGAAGTGAAGGAATTATTGAATGTTTGCCCGCTAAAATTCTAAACAATCTGCAATACGATATTGACAAACATTACGTAGATGATATTGCTGTTGAAAACGGCACCGAATATCAATCTTCATACAGTATTATTACGGATATCAAATCAAAACCGCTCGGAATTATCAATCTTCGGTACAAGTTAGACAATACCTTCAGCGATAGCGAACTGCGCGAATTTTTAACACGATTGGGATATACGTACGTTTTAATGTTGCTGATCGCGATTGTATTTGCGTATTTTATTTCCAAATACATTACAAAATCACTCAAAAAAATTGGTGAAAAGCTCGATCAGACACGTTTCAATCAACGGAATGAAAAAATTATTGTGGAAGATGCAGGTGAAGAAATTTACAACCTAATCAACGCGTATAATAGTATGATTGACGAGTTGGAAGAAAGTGCGGTAAAACTGGCGAAAAGTGAACGAGAACAAGCGTGGCGTGAAATGGCAAAACAAGTAGCGCACGAAATCAAAAATCCGCTAACACCCATGCGTTTGAGCGTGCAAAGTTTCCAACGAAAGTTTGATCCGAATGATCCAAACATTCATCAAAAAGTAGACGAATACACTAAAACGCTTATTCAACAGATAGATACAATGAGCAATATTGCGTCTGCATTCTCCAATTTTGCCAAAATGCCAGCACAGCAAAACGAAATGTTGAACGTGGTCGAAATTACACGTTTGGCAATGGAGTTGTTCACCGAAGATTATATTAATTACTCGTATGAAGAAAGTGAAATAATTGCCAAGTTTGATCGAACACAACTCATTCGTGTGGTTACGAATTTGGTAAAAAATGCCATTCAAGCCATTTCTGACGAACGTCCGCCACGAATTGAAGTTCGCGTGTTTGAGCAGGATGATAAAGTGATGATTACCGTTCAGGATAACGGAATTGGAATTTTAAAAGACAATGCACCGAAAATATTTGAGCCTAAATTTACCACCAAAACAAGTGGAATGGGATTAGGACTCGGAATGGTAAAAAATATTGTAGAAACTTACGACGGAAATATTACTTTTACATCAGAAGAAAACAAAGGCACCACTTTTAGAGTGTCATTTCCAAAAATCTAA
- a CDS encoding S46 family peptidase yields the protein MKKIILFIIVSIFMMPTSSKANEGMWFLMFIDRLNHRDMQKMGLQLTAEEIYSINNNSLKDAIVQFNGGCTASIISEQGLVLTNHHCGYDAIAELSTEEKNHLKNGFWAKSFDEELKPESLYVRFFVRMDDVSERILSKVNDTMSEKEREAAINKEIAVIEKENNEGGKYTVSVRSFFQGNEFYFFVYEDYEDVRLVGTPTESIGKFGGDTDNWEWPRHTGDFSLFRVYTDKDGNAAKYSEDNIPMKPKKHLAVDLTGVKENDFAMILGYPGRTNRWMPAEGIEQNVQYAYPAWVEASKVSMDVMKKHMDNSEDVNLKYASAYAGIANYWKNRQGMIDALTKHGTADKKRALEKKFDRWANKKRNKEMYGNVVSDINAYYALTNDKARHDNYLIGLLRGSKFAVAPWRIGRNLEYFIEQNKAKREELQPRLQALIDDTFKNMYLPLEKDVMVAQLKLYIEKSGYELPAAVKQLKEDAGDDLENYVNAIMELSIFTSKERLEAFLMYPNKVLLENDLLYLLSKDLLAKYRENPEAIATAEEAYSKAYRKFVQGLRVSKLSSVKYPDANSTLRLTYGKVVALPKDARNDAKINNYTTMKGMIAKYKPNDDEFDLPAEVMDLYKKKDFGQYADKNGYMPVNFLTNNDITGGNSGSPVLNGKGELIGLAFDGNIEAMAGDVIFDDKLQRTINVDIRYVLWLVDKLSGADNIIKELTIKK from the coding sequence ATGAAAAAAATAATTCTATTTATCATTGTAAGCATTTTTATGATGCCTACAAGTTCAAAAGCCAATGAAGGCATGTGGTTCTTGATGTTTATCGACAGATTGAATCATAGAGATATGCAAAAAATGGGGTTACAACTAACCGCCGAAGAAATTTATAGCATTAATAATAATAGTCTTAAAGATGCCATTGTGCAATTTAATGGTGGTTGTACAGCGAGTATTATTTCCGAACAAGGATTGGTATTGACCAATCACCACTGTGGATATGATGCGATTGCGGAATTATCTACAGAAGAAAAAAATCATCTAAAAAATGGTTTTTGGGCAAAAAGCTTTGACGAAGAATTGAAACCTGAAAGTTTGTATGTTCGCTTTTTTGTACGAATGGACGACGTAAGTGAGCGTATTTTGTCAAAAGTAAACGATACAATGTCCGAAAAAGAACGAGAAGCTGCTATCAATAAAGAAATTGCCGTTATTGAGAAAGAAAACAATGAAGGCGGAAAATACACGGTTTCGGTACGTTCTTTCTTCCAAGGAAATGAATTTTACTTTTTTGTGTATGAAGATTATGAAGATGTTCGTTTGGTAGGAACGCCAACGGAAAGTATTGGAAAATTTGGTGGAGATACCGATAACTGGGAATGGCCGCGCCATACAGGAGATTTTTCACTGTTTAGAGTGTATACTGATAAAGATGGAAATGCTGCAAAATATTCAGAAGATAACATTCCGATGAAACCTAAAAAACACTTGGCAGTAGATTTAACTGGTGTGAAAGAAAATGATTTTGCCATGATTTTAGGGTATCCTGGGCGTACCAACCGTTGGATGCCTGCGGAAGGAATTGAACAAAACGTACAATATGCCTACCCTGCTTGGGTTGAAGCTTCAAAGGTGAGTATGGATGTCATGAAAAAACATATGGACAATAGTGAAGATGTAAATCTGAAATATGCTTCTGCATACGCAGGAATTGCCAATTATTGGAAGAACAGACAAGGAATGATTGATGCCTTAACCAAACATGGGACAGCCGACAAAAAACGTGCTTTGGAAAAGAAATTTGATCGTTGGGCAAATAAAAAACGCAACAAAGAAATGTATGGAAATGTGGTGAGTGATATCAATGCGTATTATGCACTAACCAACGATAAGGCACGACATGATAATTATTTAATTGGTCTTTTACGCGGAAGCAAATTTGCGGTAGCTCCATGGAGAATTGGTAGAAACTTAGAATATTTCATAGAACAAAACAAAGCGAAACGCGAAGAATTACAGCCAAGATTACAAGCATTGATTGATGATACTTTTAAAAATATGTACTTGCCTTTGGAAAAAGATGTGATGGTAGCACAATTAAAATTATATATTGAAAAATCTGGATATGAATTGCCTGCTGCTGTAAAACAACTCAAAGAAGATGCAGGAGACGATTTGGAAAACTACGTAAATGCAATCATGGAATTGAGCATATTTACATCGAAAGAACGCTTGGAAGCATTTTTAATGTATCCAAACAAAGTATTATTAGAAAACGATCTACTGTATTTACTGTCGAAAGACTTACTCGCAAAATACAGAGAAAACCCAGAAGCAATTGCAACCGCAGAGGAAGCGTACAGCAAAGCATATAGAAAATTTGTACAAGGATTGCGTGTGTCAAAACTAAGCAGCGTAAAATATCCTGATGCCAACTCTACATTGCGTTTAACATACGGAAAAGTAGTGGCATTACCGAAAGACGCTAGAAACGACGCGAAAATAAACAATTACACCACAATGAAAGGGATGATTGCAAAGTACAAGCCTAATGATGATGAATTTGATTTACCTGCGGAAGTAATGGACTTATATAAGAAAAAAGATTTTGGTCAATATGCAGACAAAAACGGATACATGCCTGTAAACTTCTTAACGAATAACGATATTACAGGAGGAAACTCAGGTTCGCCAGTATTGAATGGAAAAGGTGAATTGATCGGTTTGGCTTTTGATGGAAATATTGAAGCCATGGCTGGTGACGTCATTTTCGACGACAAATTACAACGCACCATCAATGTAGATATTCGATATGTGTTGTGGTTGGTTGATAAACTATCGGGCGCAGATAATATTATCAAAGAATTAACGATTAAAAAGTAA